The DNA region CGCTGGCTGTTGGCGTACGGGGCCGGCTCCGTGGCCGTGGCCGGGTTGCCGGTGATCGGTGTCGCGGTCGGGCTGCTGGTCGCCGTCGCCCTGGTCGGGCGTGCGTCGACGCTCGGCGACGCGGTGCTGCGCGCGCTCGCGACCGTGCCGCTCGCGACCGTCGTCGCCGGGGCCGTGTACGCGCTGCTCGTGGTGGTGTCGGTGCGGATGCTCGGCATCGGGCTGCACGAGGGCCGGCACCCCGTGCGGTCGCGGATCGGGTGGCAGGCGTGGTCGACGGAGCGGGTGCTGGACGCGGCGCGCACGCTGCTGTTCCCGCTGTACGCCTCGCTCGTGACGCCCGTGTGGTTGCGGCTGCTCGGGGCGAAGGTCGGCCGGAACACGGAGATCTCCACGGTTCTGCTCATCCCCACGCTGACGCAGATCGCGTCCGGTGCCTTCCTGGCCGACGACACCATGGTCGCCACGTACGAGCTCGGTGGTGGCCGGGTGCGGATCGGCCGGTCGAAGGTCGGGCGGCGGGCGTTCCTCGGCAACAGCGGGATGACGGGCGCCGGACGCTCGGTCCCGCGCGAGGCGCTGGTGGCGGTGCTGTCCGCCGTGCCGAAGAAGGCCAAGCGCGGGTCGTCGTGGCTCGGCTCGCCCCCGGTGCGGCTGCGCCGTGCGGCGACGCAGTTCGACGAGGAGCGCACCTTCCGCCCGCCCGTCCGGCTCAAGGTCGCCCGCGGTTGCTGGGAGCTGCTGCGGCTCGTGGCCCCGATGGTGTCCGCTGCGATCGCCCTCGGGGTGGCGGGCTCCCTGCTCGCCCTGTGGTCGGCGGTCGGCGTCGGCTGGACGGTGCTGCTGGCCGGACCGGTGCTCATCGTCGCCGGGTCCGTCGCCGCGGTGGTGTCGACGATCGCGAAGTGGGCGTTCGTCGGCCGGATCACCGCTCGGGAGCACCCGCTGTGGTCGTCGTTCGTGTGGCGCAACGAGGTGCAGGACACCTTCGTCGAGACGGTCGCCCGGCCCTGGTTCGCCGAGCAGGCCACCGGCACCCCGGCCCTGGCGGCGTGGCTGCGGAGCCTCGGCGCGACGATCGGCCGCGGCACCTGGCTCGAGACGTACTGGCTGCCCGAGGCCGACCTCGTCACGATCGGGGCCGGCGCATCGGTGGCGCGCGGGACCGTCGTGCAGACCCACCTGTTCCACGACCGGGTGATGCAGCTCGACACCGTGCGGCTCGACGCCGGTGCGACCCTCGGGCCGCACAGCGTCGTCCTGCCCGCCGCCGGCATCGGCACGGGCGCCACGGTCGGGCCCGCCTCGCTCGTGATGCGCGGTGAGCAGGTGCCCACCGGGTCCCGCTGGTCCGGCAACCCCATCGCTCCGTGGACAGCCGAACCGGCCACCGTGGCGGACTGACCGGCGCCATGGGGTTGACTGGGACCGTGCCGAACACCCCCGCTGCCGACCCGTACACCCCGCACAGCGGCGACCGACGCTGGAGCGCCGAGCACTACGACCTCCGCCTCGACTACCGCGTCGCCACGAACCGCCTCGACGGCACGGCGACGATCACCGCCCGTGCCCACGAGCCGCTCGACCGGATCGTCATCGACCTGCACGGCCTGAGCGTCGAGCGCGCCGACGTCGACGGCACCCGCGCGAAGAAGGTGTCGAAGGCCGTGCACAAGGTCACCGTCACCCCGGCGTCGCCGATCGCGGCCGACACCACGTTCACCGTGCACCTGCGGTACCGCGGCAACCCGCGCCCCGTCCGCAGCGCCTGGGGCCAGGTCGGGTGGGAGGAACTCACCGACGGCGTCATCGTCGCGGCCCAGCCGACGGGGGCGCCCTCGTGGTTCCCGTGCAACGACCGACCCGACGACAAAGCGACCTACCGGTTCGAGATCGCCGCCGAGGCCGCGTACGACGTCCTGGCGAACGGAGCACTGCTCGGCAAGGAACGCGACCGGATCGGCACACGCTGGACCTACGCCACCACCGAGCCGATGGCGACGTACCTGGCGACGGTGCAGATCGGGCGGTACCGCACGACGAAGCTCCGCGGCGCCGTCGTCCCCGTGACCCTGCACCACCCCGCCGACCTGGCGGCCGCCGCGAAGACCGACTTCGGGCAGGTGCCGGAGATGCTCGCACTGTTCTCGGACCGCTTCGGCCCGTACCCGTTCGCAGCGTACGGCGTCGTGGTCACCGACGACGAGCTCGAGATCCCGCTCGAGGCCCACGGGCTGGCGGTGTTCGGCCGGAACCACGTCGACGGCGAGCACGGCACCGACCGGCTCATCGCGCACGAGCTCGCGCACCAGTGGTTCGGCAACTCGGTGACGGTCGCCCGCTGGCAGGACATCTGGCTGCACGAGGGGTTCGCCTGCTACGCCGAGTGGCTGTGGTCCGAGCACCACGGCGGCGACACCGCCGACACGCTCGCGGCGCAGTACCGGCAGGGGCTCCTCGACCAGCCCGAGGAACTCGTCGTCGGCGACCCCGGCGCGAAGGACATGTTCGACGACCGGGTCTACAAGCGCGGGGCCCTCGCCCTGCACGCCGTCCGCCGCACGTTCGGCGACGACGCGTTCTCCGCCGGGCTGCGCAGCATCACCGAACGGCACCTACACGGTTCGGTGACGGTGCCCGACGTGCTCGAGGCCTTCGCCGACGCCGCCGGGTGCGACGTCGAGGCCGTCCGGGCGGTCACCGGCCCGTGGATCGACGAGGCAGCGGTGCCGCCGCTGCCGGTCGGCTAACCGGCGAGCTCGCCGTCGCCCGCCGGGTCGCAGCTGACCTCGGACCAGACCGCGTCGAGCGACAGCCCGACCACGCCGGCGACGGAGGCGATGGTCGAGAACGCCGGCGTCGCGATCCGCCCGGTCTCGATCTTGCGGAGGGTCTCGGGCGAGATCCCGGCGGCGAGGGCGGTGTCGACGATCGACCGTGGGCCACGTGCGCGGCGGATCAGGGCACCGAGACGGCGGCCGCGCGCGACCTCGTCGGGGCGGAGCGGGAGACGGACCATGCCCACATAGTAATACCGGTATGATCATCCGCGTGATCGAGATCCTGACGCCCGCCGAGGTCGACAAGGCCCGTGCCACCGGAGCCCTCGTCGGCACCATCCTGCAGACCCTGCGCGAACGCACCCGCGTGGGCACGAACCTGCTCGAGATCGACCGGTGGGCGAAGCAGATGATCGAGGACGCCGGCGCGGACTCCTGCTACGTCGACTACGCACCCTCGTTCGGCCGCGGTCCGTTCGGCCACCACATCTGCACCGCCGTGAACGACGCCGTGCTGCACGGCCTGCCGCACGACCGGGCCCTGGCCGACGGCGACCTGCTCACCCTCGACCTCGCGGTGTCGCTGGACGGCATCGCAGCTGACGCCGCCGTGAGCTTCGTCGTCGGCACCCCGCGCGCCGAGGACCTCGCCCTCATCGACGCGACCGAGCGCGCGCTGGCCGCCGGGATCGCCGCCGCCGGACCCGGGGCCCGCATCGGGGACCTGTCGCACGCCATCGGGACCGTCCTCGAGGAAGCGGGCTACCCCGTCAACGTCGAGTTCGGCGGACACGGCATCGGTTCGACCATGCACCAGGACCCGCACGTGTCGAACACGGGCCGCGCGGGCCGCGGGTACACGCTCCGGCCCGGACTCCTGCTCGCGCTCGAGCCGTGGGTGATGGCGGACACCGACGTGCTCGTCACCGACGCCGACGGCTGGACGCTCCGCAGCGCCACGGGAGCCCGGACGGCCCACACCGAGCACACCATCGCGATCACCGAGGACGGCGCCGAGGTGCTCACACTCCCCCGCTGAGCGACCCCTCGACCACGACGGGCAGCCCGCCGGCCGCGACGACGAGCACCAGGTCGGGTGCCGGCCGGACGACCGACACCGGGTGGTCCCGCCCCTCGAACCGCGCGGTACCGGCAGCGACGTCCACGTCGACCGACAGCGGGTCGACGCGCAACCCCCGGCCGTCGCGCTTCAGCACGGCCTCCTTCGCCGCCCAGCAGGCCGCGAGCAAGCCGGCATCACCGGCCGAGCGCTCGCGTTCGCCGGGCGTGAAGACGTCGAGGGGCGCTGCGCCGACGCGGGACACCCGCTCGAGGTCGACGCCGACCGAGCCCGGCGCGACCGCGAGCGCGAGCACGCCGGTCGTGCGCGACAGGCTGACCCCGAACGCGGTGCCGTGCACCGTGGCCCAGGGACGACCGTGGTCGGTCCTCGCACAGTGTGGGCAGACGCGCCCCGCGCGCACGGCGGCCGTGTCGACGGCCGCAGCTGAGGCGACGGCAGCGACCAGGGCCTCCCAGTCGGCCGCGCGGTCCGGACCCGGCGCGCACAGCGTCACGACGACGGCCTGGAGGTCCGACTCACCCACGCACGCAGCCTACGGTGCGCGGGCGGGCGGCCCATGGCCGTGGTCGCTACGCGTGGGTCAGTGCGATCAGTGCGACGTTCATCGTGCTGTAGAGACCCTCGGACCGGGTCGCCTGGCGGACGCGTCCGCGCAGGACTTCGTAGCGGCCGTCGTGCTCGCGCACGAAGCCGATCACGCCGGTCGCCGGCGTCGAGACGCGGTGGTAGCCGTCCTCGAGCGGGACGACCTCGGTACTCGTGGTTCGCTCCATTGCTGTTCCCTTCCGTTCGTCGTCGAACAGTGGCGTCAGCCTACCCCGCTCCGGGGGACAAGACACCCATGGATCGGCTCGTCCACAGTGTTCGCCGAGAGTCCGTCCGACGCCCTGCGTGCCGTGGATAGACTCCGGGCGACGGCGCTCTCAGGGCGCGGTTCGGGACGGCGTCGACGGCGCCGACCGGTGACGGACGGAGGACGGATGCGAACGGTCCAGCGCGGATCGGGCACAGGCGGGTCGAGGACGGAACGGGGGACAGCGCGACTCTGGGGTCGCGTCACGGCAGCGGTCGTGGCGGTGCTGATCGTCCTGGCTCCGGCAGCGACCGCGCAGGCCACGGCACCGGTCGACCTGGGCGGGGCGTACGTCCTCGACGAAGCCGACGCCCTCAGCTCCTCGCAGCAGGCGCAGGTCGAACAGGCGGTGCAGGACCTGTACGCCGAGACCCAGACGCAGCTGTACGTCGTGTTCGTGCCGACGTTCACCGATCCCACGGACCACACTGCGTGGGGCTCCGCGGTCATGGAGCAGAACCAGATCGACACCGACGGCATCCTGCTGTCGGTCGCGGTCGACGACCGCAACTACGACGTGCAGCAGACGAACGAGACCGCCATCTCCGAGTCCGACGTGCAGAGCGCCGTGAACGACTCCCTGCTCCCCGCGCTGAAGCAGGGCGACTGGTCCGGTGCAGCCGTGGCGTTCGCGAACGGCCTGACGGACACCCAGGCGCCGCCGAACCTGACCTGGCTCTGGATCCTGTTGCTCGTCATCGTCGTCGGCCTGATCGTCGTCGTGCTCGTCATCCGCACCCGCAACAAGCGGAAGACCGCCGCGGCCACGAAGGCGCAGCAGGAGTCCCTTGCCGACCTCGAGCGCACCGCCGGCGGCGCGCTCGTGACGATCGACGACGAGCTCCGCACCGCCGAGCAAGAAGTCGGGTTCGCCACGGCCCAGTTCGGTCCCGACGCCGCGAAGCCCTTCGCCGACGCCGTCGCCGCCGCGCAGCAGGCCGTGCGCAAGGCCTTCACGTTCCGGCAGCAGCTCGACGACGAGATCCCGGACTCCCCGCAGCAGCGTGCCGACTGGGCGAACCAGATCATCGCGATCTGCCAGCAGGCGCACGCCTCGATCGAGGAACAGACCGAGTCGTTCGACAAGCTCCGGTCGCTCGAGGACGGCGTCGAGGAAGCAGCCGCCGCACTGGCCCAGGCGGTCGCGGAAGCGCCGGCGGCGGTCGGCGCAGCAGCAGCCGCGCTCGACCGCGTCCGCGCGAACTACACCGGACGCACCCTCGCGACCGTGGCCGACAACGTCGACCAGGCACACCAGGTCCTCGCCTACGCCACCGAACGCTCGAACGCGGCCACCGCGGCGATCGCGGCCGGCGACAAGGGCGAAGCGGTGGTCGCCGTGCGCGACGCCCAGCACGCGCTGGCCCAGGTGCAGCAGCTCACGAACAGCGCGATCGCGGCCGAGGGCACCTTCACCGAGGCCACCGCACGCGCCGAGGCGATGCGCATCGACATCGAGGGCGACGTCGCCGCGGCCCGGACCCTCACCGTCGGCGGGCCCGACCTCGCCGCCGCCGTCACCCGGGCGCAGACCGTCCTGCGGCAGGGGTTCGACCCGAAGGACCCGATCACCGCGGTCGACGCCCTCACGAAGGCGAACACCGAGATCGACCAGGCCATCGCGGCCGCCCGGGGCGCCGAAGAGCAGCAGCGCCGGGCGTCCCGTGCCCTCGACGACGCCCTGCGCGACGCTCGGAACCGGATCAGCCAGGCTCGCGAGTTCATCTCGCTGCACCGCGGTGGTATCGGGCCCACCGCCCGCACCCGCCTGTCCGAGGCCGAACGCGCCCTCGATGACGCCGTGCAGCTCGCCACCACCGACCCCGGACAGGCACTGCAGGCAGCACGGGCGGCCGAGCAGTACGCCGCCGCGGCGATGGACTCGGCGAACGACGACATGGGCGGCTGGGGCGGCGGGGGCGGCGGCTTCGGCGGGGGCGGCGGCAACGGCGCGCAACTCGGCGGCCTCGTCACCGGCATCGTGCTCGGCGGCCTGCTCGGCGGTCGCGGTGGCAGCTTCGGCGGCGGCTCCTTCGGCGGCGGCGGGGGCGGCGGCTTCGGCGGCGGGGGC from Curtobacterium sp. MCJR17_020 includes:
- a CDS encoding M1 family metallopeptidase, yielding MPNTPAADPYTPHSGDRRWSAEHYDLRLDYRVATNRLDGTATITARAHEPLDRIVIDLHGLSVERADVDGTRAKKVSKAVHKVTVTPASPIAADTTFTVHLRYRGNPRPVRSAWGQVGWEELTDGVIVAAQPTGAPSWFPCNDRPDDKATYRFEIAAEAAYDVLANGALLGKERDRIGTRWTYATTEPMATYLATVQIGRYRTTKLRGAVVPVTLHHPADLAAAAKTDFGQVPEMLALFSDRFGPYPFAAYGVVVTDDELEIPLEAHGLAVFGRNHVDGEHGTDRLIAHELAHQWFGNSVTVARWQDIWLHEGFACYAEWLWSEHHGGDTADTLAAQYRQGLLDQPEELVVGDPGAKDMFDDRVYKRGALALHAVRRTFGDDAFSAGLRSITERHLHGSVTVPDVLEAFADAAGCDVEAVRAVTGPWIDEAAVPPLPVG
- a CDS encoding helix-turn-helix domain-containing protein is translated as MVRLPLRPDEVARGRRLGALIRRARGPRSIVDTALAAGISPETLRKIETGRIATPAFSTIASVAGVVGLSLDAVWSEVSCDPAGDGELAG
- the map gene encoding type I methionyl aminopeptidase, producing MIEILTPAEVDKARATGALVGTILQTLRERTRVGTNLLEIDRWAKQMIEDAGADSCYVDYAPSFGRGPFGHHICTAVNDAVLHGLPHDRALADGDLLTLDLAVSLDGIAADAAVSFVVGTPRAEDLALIDATERALAAGIAAAGPGARIGDLSHAIGTVLEEAGYPVNVEFGGHGIGSTMHQDPHVSNTGRAGRGYTLRPGLLLALEPWVMADTDVLVTDADGWTLRSATGARTAHTEHTIAITEDGAEVLTLPR
- a CDS encoding 4'-phosphopantetheinyl transferase superfamily protein produces the protein MGESDLQAVVVTLCAPGPDRAADWEALVAAVASAAAVDTAAVRAGRVCPHCARTDHGRPWATVHGTAFGVSLSRTTGVLALAVAPGSVGVDLERVSRVGAAPLDVFTPGERERSAGDAGLLAACWAAKEAVLKRDGRGLRVDPLSVDVDVAAGTARFEGRDHPVSVVRPAPDLVLVVAAGGLPVVVEGSLSGGV
- a CDS encoding TPM domain-containing protein, yielding MAVLIVLAPAATAQATAPVDLGGAYVLDEADALSSSQQAQVEQAVQDLYAETQTQLYVVFVPTFTDPTDHTAWGSAVMEQNQIDTDGILLSVAVDDRNYDVQQTNETAISESDVQSAVNDSLLPALKQGDWSGAAVAFANGLTDTQAPPNLTWLWILLLVIVVGLIVVVLVIRTRNKRKTAAATKAQQESLADLERTAGGALVTIDDELRTAEQEVGFATAQFGPDAAKPFADAVAAAQQAVRKAFTFRQQLDDEIPDSPQQRADWANQIIAICQQAHASIEEQTESFDKLRSLEDGVEEAAAALAQAVAEAPAAVGAAAAALDRVRANYTGRTLATVADNVDQAHQVLAYATERSNAATAAIAAGDKGEAVVAVRDAQHALAQVQQLTNSAIAAEGTFTEATARAEAMRIDIEGDVAAARTLTVGGPDLAAAVTRAQTVLRQGFDPKDPITAVDALTKANTEIDQAIAAARGAEEQQRRASRALDDALRDARNRISQAREFISLHRGGIGPTARTRLSEAERALDDAVQLATTDPGQALQAARAAEQYAAAAMDSANDDMGGWGGGGGGFGGGGGNGAQLGGLVTGIVLGGLLGGRGGSFGGGSFGGGGGGGFGGGGGFGGGGGGGGGGFSGGGRF